One window of the Anaeromyxobacter dehalogenans 2CP-C genome contains the following:
- the atpA gene encoding F0F1 ATP synthase subunit alpha: protein MEIRADEISRIIREQIKDYGKKVEVAETGSILSQADGVARIYGLAGAAAGELLEFPGGIRGLVLNLEEDNVGAAIMGPYEHIREGDPVKRTGLIAEVPVGEELLGRVVDGLGNPIDGRGPLNAKHQRKIEIKAPGIVKRKSVHEPMQTGLKAIDALVPIGRGQRELILGDRQTGKTAVAIDTILNNKGNNLYCFYVAIGQKQSTVARVVDTLKKHGAMEYTTVISASASDPAPMQYLAPYTGVTMAEYFRDSGRHALIIYDDLSKQAVAYRQLSLLLRRPPGREAYPGDVFYLHSRLLERAAKLSDKEGAGSLTALPIIETQAGDVSAYIPTNVISITDGQIFLESNLFFQGVRPAINVGISVSRVGGSAQIKAMKQVAGSLKLDLAQYRELAAFAQFGSDLDKATQETLARGERLVELLKQGQYAPLSVEKQVIQIYAGTQKDAGGHNWIRSVPTEQVVRYMAELLEFLDARHPGIAKAIAEKKALDDGIRKDLDAALTEFAGIFKIEG, encoded by the coding sequence ATGGAAATCCGCGCCGACGAGATCAGCCGCATCATCCGCGAGCAGATCAAGGACTACGGGAAGAAGGTCGAGGTCGCCGAGACCGGCTCCATCCTGAGCCAGGCGGACGGCGTCGCCCGCATCTACGGCCTCGCCGGCGCCGCCGCCGGTGAGCTGCTCGAGTTCCCGGGCGGCATCCGTGGCCTGGTCCTCAACCTCGAGGAGGACAACGTCGGCGCCGCCATCATGGGGCCCTACGAGCACATCCGCGAGGGCGACCCCGTCAAGCGGACCGGCCTCATCGCCGAGGTGCCGGTGGGCGAGGAGCTGCTCGGCCGCGTGGTGGACGGCCTCGGCAACCCGATCGACGGCCGCGGCCCGCTCAACGCGAAGCACCAGCGCAAGATCGAGATCAAGGCCCCCGGCATCGTGAAGCGCAAGTCGGTGCACGAGCCGATGCAGACCGGCCTGAAGGCGATCGACGCGCTCGTGCCGATCGGCCGCGGCCAGCGCGAGCTGATCCTGGGCGACCGCCAGACCGGCAAGACCGCGGTGGCGATCGACACCATCCTCAACAACAAGGGCAACAACCTCTACTGCTTCTACGTCGCCATCGGCCAGAAGCAGTCCACCGTCGCCCGCGTGGTGGACACGCTCAAGAAGCACGGCGCGATGGAGTACACGACGGTCATCTCCGCCAGCGCCTCCGACCCGGCGCCGATGCAGTACCTCGCGCCGTACACCGGCGTGACCATGGCGGAGTACTTCCGCGACTCCGGCCGCCACGCGCTCATCATCTACGACGACCTCTCCAAGCAGGCCGTGGCGTACCGCCAGCTGTCGCTGCTGCTCCGCCGCCCGCCGGGCCGCGAGGCGTACCCGGGCGACGTGTTCTACCTCCACAGCCGCCTGCTCGAGCGCGCCGCCAAGCTCTCCGACAAGGAGGGCGCCGGCTCGCTGACCGCGCTCCCCATCATCGAGACGCAGGCCGGCGACGTGTCGGCGTACATCCCGACGAACGTCATCTCCATCACCGACGGCCAGATCTTCCTCGAGTCGAACCTGTTCTTCCAGGGCGTCCGGCCGGCCATCAACGTCGGCATCTCGGTGTCCCGCGTCGGCGGCTCCGCGCAGATCAAGGCCATGAAGCAGGTGGCCGGCTCGCTGAAGCTCGACCTCGCGCAGTACCGCGAGCTGGCCGCGTTCGCCCAGTTCGGCTCCGACCTCGACAAGGCCACCCAGGAGACGCTGGCCCGCGGCGAGCGCCTGGTGGAGCTGCTGAAGCAGGGCCAGTACGCGCCGCTGTCCGTCGAGAAGCAGGTCATCCAGATCTACGCCGGCACGCAGAAGGACGCGGGCGGCCACAACTGGATCCGCTCGGTCCCGACCGAGCAGGTCGTCCGCTACATGGCGGAGCTCCTCGAGTTCCTCGACGCCCGGCACCCCGGCATCGCCAAGGCGATCGCCGAGAAGAAGGCGCTCGACGACGGCATCCGCAAGGATCTCGACGCCGCGCTCACGGAGTTCGCCGGCATCTTCAAGATCGAGGGCTAG
- a CDS encoding ParA family protein, with product MGRILTIANQKGGVGKTTTAVNLAASLAAAEHRTLLVDVDPQGNAGSALGIRRDESEKSIYEVLLDDQPLSEAVRKTELKFLDLVPASRHLVGAELELAELDARESRLKRAVDTLASSYEYVVIDCPPSLGLLTLNGLVAAQGVIIPLQCEYYALEGLADVLKTIELVRAAANPGLTVDGIVLTMFSPNNLANQVADEIRKTFASQVFRTVIPRNVRLSEAPSHGKPILLYDVTSKGCQSYLELAREVAARFGAEGGLA from the coding sequence ATGGGCCGCATCCTCACCATCGCGAATCAGAAGGGCGGGGTCGGCAAGACCACCACCGCCGTCAACCTGGCCGCGTCGCTCGCGGCCGCGGAGCACCGCACGCTGCTCGTGGACGTGGACCCGCAGGGGAACGCCGGCAGCGCGCTCGGCATCCGCCGCGACGAGTCGGAGAAGTCGATCTACGAGGTGCTGCTCGACGATCAGCCGCTCTCGGAGGCGGTTCGCAAGACCGAGCTCAAGTTCCTCGACCTCGTCCCCGCCTCGCGCCACCTGGTGGGGGCCGAGCTGGAGCTGGCGGAGCTGGACGCGCGCGAGTCGCGCCTGAAGCGCGCCGTGGACACGCTCGCGTCGAGCTACGAGTACGTGGTCATCGACTGCCCGCCGTCGCTCGGCCTGCTCACGCTGAACGGCCTGGTGGCGGCGCAGGGCGTGATCATCCCGCTCCAGTGCGAGTACTACGCGCTCGAGGGGCTCGCCGACGTGCTGAAGACCATCGAGCTCGTGCGCGCCGCCGCGAACCCGGGCCTGACCGTGGACGGCATCGTCCTCACGATGTTCTCGCCGAACAACCTCGCGAACCAGGTCGCGGACGAGATCCGGAAGACCTTCGCGAGCCAGGTGTTCCGCACCGTGATCCCGCGGAACGTGCGCCTCTCCGAGGCGCCCAGCCACGGGAAGCCGATCCTGCTCTACGACGTGACGTCGAAGGGGTGTCAGAGCTACCTCGAGCTCGCGCGCGAGGTCGCCGCCCGCTTCGGCGCAGAGGGAGGTCTCGCGTGA
- the atpH gene encoding ATP synthase F1 subunit delta, translated as MLMGSIARRYARALFSLAVEQGRVEPWNDALQVLKNAVEGSPDLRDVLSNPVYSKEQRRAIVEKLASALKLEREPANLLFLLGDRNRLAYLPAVVDTFRALADQHLGRLRARVTSAVPLDAQAAQAIADRLSQATKATVLLDRAVDPALLGGVVAQVGSLVYDGSLRTQLEDLRKTLKQ; from the coding sequence ATGCTCATGGGTTCCATCGCCCGCCGGTACGCCCGGGCGCTCTTCAGCCTCGCCGTCGAGCAGGGTCGCGTCGAACCGTGGAACGACGCGCTCCAGGTGCTGAAGAACGCCGTCGAAGGCTCCCCCGATCTGCGCGACGTCCTGTCCAACCCGGTCTACTCGAAGGAGCAGCGCCGGGCCATCGTGGAGAAGCTGGCCTCGGCGCTGAAGCTCGAGCGCGAGCCGGCCAACCTCCTCTTCCTGCTCGGCGACCGGAACCGCCTCGCCTACCTGCCGGCGGTGGTGGACACCTTCCGCGCGCTCGCCGACCAGCACCTCGGCCGCCTCCGCGCCCGGGTCACCTCCGCGGTGCCCCTCGACGCGCAGGCCGCCCAGGCCATCGCCGACCGCCTCTCGCAGGCGACGAAGGCGACGGTCCTCCTCGATCGCGCGGTGGACCCGGCGCTCCTCGGCGGCGTCGTGGCCCAGGTCGGCAGCCTCGTCTACGACGGCTCGCTGCGGACGCAGCTCGAGGACCTCCGCAAGACCTTGAAGCAGTAA
- a CDS encoding ParB/RepB/Spo0J family partition protein encodes MSIAEKRRPALGRGMAALLSNAPPPPSAVAAPAPAVPGRTLLTLPVEAIERNPEQPRKRFEDAKLEELAASIRQHGIVEPILVRKDGARYRILAGERRWRAAQRAGLKEVPAVLREATDREAFELALVENLQRADLNAIEEAEAYEVLQSDHGLTQEAIATRVGKERSTVANALRLLKLPEDVRESVRGGQLDMGHARALLGLEDAEAIRKIAQRAIREGLSVRATEALVRSLSKKPSKAGPADPPADSPAIRDLAHRLQRRLGARCRVVPKSAVAGKLEVEYTSLDELDGILAKIGA; translated from the coding sequence GTGAGCATCGCCGAGAAGCGCCGCCCAGCGCTCGGGCGCGGCATGGCCGCGCTGCTGTCCAACGCCCCGCCCCCGCCCAGCGCGGTGGCGGCGCCCGCGCCCGCCGTCCCGGGGCGGACGCTCCTCACGCTTCCCGTCGAGGCCATCGAGCGCAACCCGGAGCAGCCCCGCAAGCGCTTCGAGGACGCGAAGCTCGAGGAGCTGGCGGCCTCCATCCGGCAGCACGGGATCGTCGAGCCGATCCTGGTCCGCAAGGACGGTGCCCGGTATCGGATCCTGGCCGGCGAGCGCCGCTGGCGCGCCGCCCAGCGCGCCGGGCTGAAGGAGGTCCCCGCGGTGCTGCGCGAGGCGACCGACCGCGAGGCCTTCGAGCTCGCGCTCGTCGAGAACCTCCAGCGCGCCGACCTGAACGCGATCGAGGAGGCGGAGGCCTACGAGGTCCTGCAGTCCGATCACGGCCTCACGCAGGAGGCGATCGCGACGCGCGTCGGCAAGGAGCGCTCCACCGTCGCGAACGCGCTCCGGCTGCTGAAGCTCCCCGAGGACGTGCGGGAGTCGGTCCGCGGCGGCCAGCTCGACATGGGCCACGCCCGCGCCCTGCTCGGCCTCGAGGACGCCGAGGCGATCCGCAAGATCGCGCAGCGGGCCATCCGCGAGGGGCTGTCGGTGCGCGCCACCGAGGCGCTCGTGCGGAGCCTCTCCAAGAAGCCGTCGAAGGCGGGGCCTGCCGATCCCCCCGCCGACAGCCCGGCGATCCGCGACCTTGCGCACCGGCTGCAGCGCCGGCTGGGCGCGCGGTGCCGCGTCGTCCCCAAGTCTGCGGTCGCCGGGAAGCTCGAGGTTGAATACACCTCCCTCGACGAACTCGACGGAATACTGGCAAAGATCGGAGCGTAA
- a CDS encoding Hsp20/alpha crystallin family protein, giving the protein MLTRFEPFRDLARLQDEMSRMFGEDRLYRAGESVGWTPACDIYEDEESVTLRFELAGVEPKDVEVRFENGVLTLRGERKLEHEEKRENYHRVELGYGTFTRSFTLPGTVDAEHIRAEAKNGVLAVTLPKRAEAKPRAIQVKVT; this is encoded by the coding sequence ATGCTGACCAGATTCGAGCCCTTCCGTGACCTGGCGAGGCTGCAGGACGAGATGAGCCGCATGTTCGGCGAAGACCGCCTGTACCGCGCCGGCGAGTCGGTGGGCTGGACGCCCGCGTGCGACATCTACGAGGACGAGGAGTCGGTGACGCTCCGCTTCGAGCTGGCCGGGGTGGAACCGAAGGACGTGGAGGTCCGCTTCGAGAACGGCGTGCTCACGCTGCGGGGCGAGCGGAAGCTCGAGCACGAGGAGAAGCGGGAGAACTACCACCGCGTGGAGCTCGGCTACGGCACCTTCACCCGGTCCTTCACGCTCCCGGGCACCGTGGACGCGGAGCACATCCGCGCCGAGGCGAAGAACGGCGTGCTGGCGGTGACGCTGCCGAAGCGCGCCGAGGCCAAGCCGCGCGCGATCCAGGTGAAGGTGACCTGA
- a CDS encoding bactofilin family protein — protein MAMLKREELTSIPAASGDLNALLGRGSEFEGKLTFEGTVRIDGKFTGTIVTNDVLVVGEGAKVSAEITCGTVIVHGEINGNVRAKNAVELHHPAKMRGNIEAPSLMVEKGVIFEGQSKMEALDKNASKAAPAPAPAVAAVKP, from the coding sequence ATGGCCATGCTGAAGCGCGAAGAACTCACCTCCATCCCGGCTGCGTCCGGCGATCTCAACGCCCTCCTGGGCCGCGGCTCGGAGTTCGAAGGGAAGCTCACCTTCGAAGGCACCGTCCGCATCGACGGCAAGTTCACCGGCACCATCGTCACCAACGACGTGCTGGTGGTCGGCGAGGGCGCCAAGGTGTCCGCCGAGATCACCTGCGGCACGGTGATCGTCCACGGCGAGATCAACGGCAACGTCCGCGCGAAGAACGCGGTCGAGCTGCACCATCCCGCCAAGATGCGGGGCAACATCGAGGCCCCGTCGCTCATGGTCGAGAAGGGCGTCATCTTCGAGGGTCAGTCGAAGATGGAGGCGCTCGACAAGAACGCGTCGAAGGCCGCCCCGGCCCCGGCCCCGGCAGTCGCGGCCGTCAAGCCGTAA